One stretch of Leishmania panamensis strain MHOM/PA/94/PSC-1 chromosome 29 sequence DNA includes these proteins:
- a CDS encoding hypothetical protein (TriTrypDB/GeneDB-style sysID: LpmP.29.2590) → MHRNRIRVRPSGSNHLSSGTNSMQHMSFDGTDESLHNCRAAAPQPAESSFAAHNSQAWHAQSSSLPGDANDSGEAWRYARRIASLAYDTVSGVLGVLRAKPCKEVKMSKDNYTPLKALSSPTVPPNTPHISAATSAQSCCGAQQPSDEAHMADTIELRRPRHSTFQYQALPPQPPVSESAPQMREVPHMHPSMRGSPQYQITVNQYFAAPERDLYPIVFANPDQAAKHSGASAYPSRASLLTVPSSVQGYAKRPRLAFPPAAAEELRVRKAPKTATDTNTLDVSLSNAPSAIPLDSQDNSLTVPIASLAKQRLFGRTKATNKYDAPVTAKPSAPLADAPTAKAPLFGGTATANAAAAPPNFIFGSKLAEAAPARSAPGAPAFGVSKSNSFVKAGPPAVIPDDNGFAPNADSDDDKDVKSATDNAAPAKTSFSFTPLGTKPTFGAVPPSSAGAPPNPFSFSAKPAEAAPARSAPGAPAFGVSKSNSFVKAGPPAVIPDDSGFAPNADSDDDTRSNNKRAKAESASPDGGSGAFSFSLSSSLAKPPFGSGLTSAGSPSFGASTGASGTAAKPFSFANPTSTGPFGATYSSGFPFSTSKK, encoded by the coding sequence atGCATCGTAATCGCATCCGCGTGCGGCCGTCGGGCAGCAATCACCTTTCAAGCGGCACCAACTCGATGCAGCACATGAGCTTTGATGGCACCGATGAGTCGTTACACAACTGTCGTGCAGCTGCCCCACAGCCAGCCGAGAGCTCATTTGCGGCTCACAACAGTCAGGCATGGCATGCGCAGTCCTCTTCTTTGCCGGGCGATGCCAACGACTCTGGCGAAGCCTGGCGGTAcgcgcgccgcatcgccaGCCTAGCCTACGACACTGTCAGTGGGGTGCTTGGCGTGCTGCGTGCGAAGCCGTGCAAAGAGGTCAAGATGTCGAAAGATAATTACACCCCTCTGAAGGCACTCTCCTCCCCGACGGTCCCTCCTAACACACCCCACATCTCTGCCGCGACTTCAGCCCAAAGTTGCTGTGGTGCTCAGCAGCCGTCTGATGAGGCACACATGGCCGACACCATCGAGCTTCGTCGTCCGCGACACAGCACATTTCAGTACCAGGCGCTACCGCCACAGCCACCCGTTTCAGAGTCGGCACCGCAGATGCGCGAGGTGCCGCACATGCATCCGTCAATGCGAGGCTCACCACAGTACCAAATCACAGTGAACCAGTACTTTGCAGCACCCGAGCGTGACCTCTACCCTATTGTGTTCGCGAATCCGGACCAGGCCGCGAagcacagcggcgcctccGCTTACCCGTCTCGTGCGAGTCTCCTTACTGTCCCGTCCAGCGTGCAGGGCTATGCAAAGCGTCCGCGCCTCGCGTTTCCTCCGGCAGCTGCCGAGGAGTTGCGGGTGCGCAAGGCACCTAAAACAGCCACTGACACCAATACCTTAGATGTATCATTGAGCAACGCTCCCTCGGCGATCCCACTGGACTCACAGGATAACTCACTAACGGTGCCTATCGCATCGCTTGCGAAGCAAAGACTGTTTGGTAGGACCAAGGCAACTAACAAATATGACGCCCCTGTTACAGCAAAGCCCTCTGCTCCGCTGGCAGATGCTCCAACCGCGAAAGCGCCTCTTTTTGGCGGCACAGCGACCGCtaacgctgccgctgcgccccCCAACTTTATCTTTGGATCAAAACTTGCCGaggcagcacctgcgcgttCTGCACCCGGGGCGCCCGCCTTTGGTGTCTCCAAGAGCAACTCGTTTGTGAAAGCAGGGCCACCGGCAGTCATTCCGGATGACAATGGATTCGCTCCCAACGCGGACAGCGACGATGACAAGGACGTGAAGTCTGCTACGGATAATGCGGCACCAGCAAAGACCTCTTTTAGCTTTACCCCCCTCGGCACGAAGCCCACATTTGGCGCAGTGCCGCCATCGTCTGCCGGCGCCCCTCCCAaccctttctccttttcagCTAAGCCTGCCGaggcagcacctgcgcgttCTGCACCCGGGGCGCCCGCCTTTGGTGTCTCCAAGAGCAACTCGTTTGTGAAAGCAGGGCCACCGGCAGTCATTCCGGATGACAGTGGATTCGCTCCCAACGCGGACAGCGACGATGACACGAGGAGCAATAACAAGAGGGCCAAGGCTGAAAGTGCGTCCCCGGAtgggggcagcggtgccttttccttcagcCTGAGCTCTAGTCTCGCGAAGCCGCCTTTTGGATCTGGACTTACATCTGCCGGATCGCCATCGTTCGGGGCAAGCACAGGTGCCTCCGGGACCGCTGCCAAGCCGTTCTCTTTCGCCAATCCCACGTCTACAGGGCCGTTTGGCGCCACATACAGCTCCGGCTTTCCTTTCTCTACTTCAAAGAAGTGa
- a CDS encoding hypothetical protein (TriTrypDB/GeneDB-style sysID: LpmP.29.2600) — translation MSTEARREEIQRQLQDLREMRERELATFDAVAAAHPELSAPEITALAQKKAEAEVSQSLSLDGVVISVGERVCVKDDIHLLHRADRGNFAVDPLRSVYLGEKGQVMRVMKSFQGKPAVELRFADGATKIFFVECLVAQRSDGAGAEIHNRAAARHTDPTKGVPSLSSVTVPPPPPSVPKVEARPDWGHLCMPHRRPSAALSAAALPASVPPPPPSTVKEVRSTSTKRAALTPAGTLSFSIPTHTAPATSSAAEPPVKKVIREAQMKPPAAALAARSVVKAPPSGLSRPSPSLRRDSLPAIATAGRVQLSRLSGVSMGSVVEEGLGSPLSCEVQSGVPRCPSAAVDSEDIPDLRPTPSSSFCDSGGSVDAAAESSAGATVGLGDAVGPSTTSLHEAPTTPKQATSDLFDEATALAQRRSSGVGNSGTKLCWLVGLSSSGGSLSEPLRISLQAQCTTMFAVFAAVTRKLRWDRQRLTATRLFTDKGVEIKSASAVRDGMQLVATTGCAYKPEGIALPFADVGDARLAPTGASRANKAPNTRPTSVITGTAVAPASTSSSGATPAEPSPAPVSSSRKATPLPKQSTATAAPKRVAPPPLTVAKVIHIRVYENGLYDDNIYRTITVRPAYKTLNVLKTVITRELQWRDGKKVRVLFDASGAEVVELCSLLDGDTVVASAGDRFVIPYPNTVIHKEAMKLSERLC, via the coding sequence ATGTCGACCGAAGCGCGACGGGAGGAGATTCAACGCCAACTACAGGACCTGCGCGAAATGCGTGAGCGCGAGCTGGCCACCTTTgacgctgttgccgctgcgcacccAGAGTTGTCAGCGCCGGAGATCACTGCCTTGGCACAGAAGaaggccgaggcggaggtgtcGCAGAGTCTGTCACTGGATGGCGTGGTCATATccgtgggagagagagtttGCGTCAAGGATGACATTCACTTGCTGCACCGCGCAGATCGCGGGAACTTCGCCGTCGATCCCCTCAGATCGGTATACCTTGGCGAGAAAGGCCAGGTGATGCGGGTGATGAAGTCCTTTCAGGGTAAGCCAGCTGTGGAGCTGCGCTTCGCCGACGGTGCCACAAAGATTTTCTTTGTGGAATGCCTCGTTGCGCAGAGAAGTgatggcgcaggtgcagaGATCCAcaaccgcgccgccgctcggCACACCGACCCAACAAAGGGAGTCCCGAGCTTATCGAGCGTGACggtaccaccgccgccaccttcgGTACCAAAGGTAGAAGCACGGCCAGATTGGGGCCACCTGTGCATGCCACATCGTCGGCCCTCTGCTGCATtgagtgctgctgcactgccagCCTCCGttccgccaccgcccccttCCACTGTTAAAGAAGTACGCAGCACCTCTACCAAGCGTGCGGCGCTGACCCCAGCTGGAACGTTGTCGTTTTCTatccccacccacacagcgCCCGCTACATCATCGGCCGCCGAGCCACCGGTGAAGAAGGTCATCCGTGAGGCTCAGATGAAACCGCCTGCAGCCGCTCTAGCGGCTCGTTCGGTTGTGAAAGCGCCGCCGAGCGGGCTGAGTCGGCCATCGCCTTCGTTGCGTAGGGACTCGCTCCCTGCGATAGCGACAGCGGGCAGAGTACAACTGAGTCGTTTGTCGGGTGTTTCGATGGGCTCGGTTGTTGAGGAGGGGTTGGGTTCGCCCCTGTCGTGCGAGGTACAGAGCGGTGTGCCGCGCTGCCCCAGTGCCGCAGTAGACTCGGAGGACATACCAGACCTTCGTCCTACACCGAGCTCTTCCTTCTGTGACAGCGGTGGTTCGGttgatgcggcggcggagagcTCGGCCGGTGCGACCGTGGGGTTAGGCGATGCGGTTGGTCCCTCAACGACCTCCTTGCATGAGGCGCCCACGACCCCAAAGCAGGCGACATCGGACCTCTTCGATGAGGCTACAGCACTGGCACAGCGGCGTTCCAGCGGTGTTGGTAACTCAGGCACAAAACTGTGCTGGCTTGTCGGCCTCTCCAGCTCTGGCGGCAGCCTCTCCGAGCCCCTCCGCATCTCCCTGCAGGCGCAGTGCACCACCATGTTCGCAGTCTTCGCTGCCGTCACTCGCAAGTTGCGGTGGGACAGACAGCGCCTTACGGCCACCCGTCTCTTCACAGACAAGGGTGTCGAGATTAAGTCGGCGAGTGCTGTGCGCGATGGCATGCAGCTGGTCGCTACCACAGGGTGTGCTTACAAGCCTGAGGGTATCGCATTGCCCTTCGCCGACGTGGGCGATGCGCGGCTCGCCCCTACAGGTGCAAGCCGTGCGAACAAAGCCCCAAACACCCGTCCCACCTCAGTCATCACAGGCACAGCGGTCGCGCCTGCCTCCACGTCGAGCAGCGGTGCTACCCCAGCTGAGCCTTCTCCTGCACCTGTGTCTTCTTCAAGGAAAGCCACTCCTCTTCCAAAGCAGTCAActgccacggcggcgccCAAGCGTGttgcgcctccgcctctgaCGGTAGCGAAGGTGATTCACATTCGCGTCTACGAGAACGGACTCTACGACGACAACATCTACCGCACCATCACGGTTCGTCCAGCATACAAGACGCTCAACGTTCTCAAAACGGTAATCACCCGTGAGCTTCAGTGGCGGGACGGCAAGAAGGTGCGCGTTCTTTTCGATGCCTCGGGTGCGGAGGTTGTAGAGCTGTGCAGTCTTCTCGACGGTGACACAGTCGTAGCCTCGGCAGGTGACCGCTTTGTTATTCCTTACCCGAATACCGTGATTCACAAAGAGGCCATGAAGCTATCCGAGCGGTTGTGCTGA
- a CDS encoding poly(A) polymerase, putative (TriTrypDB/GeneDB-style sysID: LpmP.29.2610): MQRAAEATLVGEAFSQFNFTVDAAASNALRQATDAFSMESTDEVVGLVRQLLEKLLQTESSAAAAWTQVYVFGSSGLGAAITGSDIDLIALCSASVNTTLFFQKLPRLTEGRLQDVVVVTSARVPLIKFSYKGVHVDLLFASVDMRTAPDTSELLRDDFLSLVSLPCRATVNGIRTILEIRRRLPLPLDSYACVLRAVKYWAAQRQVYGNLYTFPNGVCLAIMVARACQFCPVADSGVILRFFFSLYVWWLLRDTRMDPVSIVPKEEDAAIVRVPGMPPPWDAVWDAADLFPVLNPAQPTVNAAHAVGRSGLQLFFKELLRAEQLCASVPLSYSELWKPYNILDEHRFFVGVHISCEHPSLAACEDTINAWKGYVESKLRMLVYSLECVAEVRPFPRPVVDESPREVTRSGVTMHCRSRAFFFGVRNGNKDVARSDVEAAFSEFEFSVTEGTTGKNPFEWDREVMLGPRLSFFSIYDPLTADSPCQALYSACADIMGSAL, translated from the exons ATGCAgcgcgcggcggaggcgacgctAGTAGGAGAAGCGTTTTCTCAGTTCAACTTCAccgtcgacgccgcggcatctaatgcgctgcggcaggctACAGATGCATTTTCGATGGAAAGCACGGATGAGGTTGTAGGACTTGTTcgccagctgctggagaagcttCTTCAGACGGAGTCgtcggctgcggctgcgtggACGCAAGTGTACGTGTTTGGTTCGAGTGGTCTGGGCGCCGCTATCACGGGTAGCGACATCGATTTG ATTGCATTGTGCTCCGCTTCTGTGAACACTACTTTGTTCTTCCAAAAATTACCGCGCTTGACTGAGGGGCGCCTGCAGGATGTTGTCGTGGTCACGTCAGCTCGTGTTCCGCTGATCAAGTTTTCGTACAAGGGCGTCCATGTTGATCTTCTCTTTGCCTCTGTGGATATGCGGACCGCGCCTGATACAagtgagctgctgcgcgacgacTTTCTTTCCCTGGTGTCGCTGCCCTGTCGGGCAACCGTGAATGGGATTCGTACAATTCTCGAGATCCGCCGCCGTCTTCCCCTTCCGCTGGATTCGTACGCCTGCGTACTGCGCGCTGTAAAGTActgggcggcgcagcggcaggttTACGGGAACCTCTACACATTCCCCAACGGCGTGTGCCTTGCCATCATGGTGGCCCGCGCCTGCCAATTTTGCCCCGTCGCGGACAGTGGCGTCAttttgcgcttcttcttctccctgtACGTGTGGTGGCTCTTGCGGGACACGCGCATGGATCCTGTCTCTATTGTGcccaaggaggaggacgcagCTATCGTGCGAGTGCCGgggatgccgccgccgtgggaTGCAGTCTGGGACGCGGCCGATCTGTTCCCGGTGCTGAATCCGGCCCAGCCTACCGTCAACGCCGCCCACGCAGTGGGCCGCAGCGGACTGCAGCTCTTTTTCAAGGAGCTCCTCCGTGCCGAGCAGCTGTGTGCCTCAGTCCCACTGTCGTACTCGGAATTGTGGAAGCCGTACAATATACTCGATGAGCACCGCTTCTTTGTGGGCGTTCACATCTCGTGCGAGCACCCATCTCTTGCAGCGTGCGAGGACACTATAAATGCATGGAAGGGGTACGTAGAAAGCAAGCTGCGTATGCTTGTGTACTCGCTCGAGtgtgtggcggaggtgcggcCATTTCCGCGCCCAGTCGTCGATGAATCGCCCCGAGAGGTGACTCGAAGCGGGGTGACAATGCATTGCCGCTCCCGCGCATTTTTCTTTGGCGTCCGCAACGGCAACAAGGATGTGGCACGCAGCGATGTGGAGGCGGCATTCAGCGAGTTCGAGTTTTCGGTGACGGAGGGCACCACTGGAAAAAATCCGTTTGAGTGGGATAGGGAAGTCATGCTGGGGCCACGGCTGtctttcttctccatctATGACCCATTGACAGCCGACTCACCGTGTCAGGCACTCTACAGTGCGTGCGCCGATATTATGGGGTCTGCGTTGTGA